A single region of the uncultured Bacteroides sp. genome encodes:
- a CDS encoding TonB-dependent receptor, whose product MKSTNHYSRPLGLFLLLCLVPLWALAQTITVKGVVKDASGEPVIGASVLETGTTNGTITDLGGAFNLKVSSKGQLTISFIGYQTQIIRVADKTSFSITLKEDTKVLDEVVVVGYGTMKKLDVSGAIVSTNSQVIREVPSTNVTTALQGRLPGIEMAQTSTRPGATMQVRIRGERSLNATNDPLIVLDGIPFAGSINDIAPSDIKSIDILKDASSTAIYGSRGANGVILITTFRGVAGGMPTVSYNGYYGIKTVAKKYEVYNGEEFQALHHATVNETYKDKYTALEQASIDAGKSTDWQDLMYNNAMVTNHDLSISSGTQKGSYSFGGGFYDETTVLPGQKYTRYSLRTAIDQEIGKYVKVGLSSQNSYGITDGESAGLMNNILTLSPLMPAYNDDGSIRQIPTEGHVDTYYNPLLLKDKDLWQENRKRYATFNSLYGEIKITNNLKYRLNVGLSYYQENYGRYYGSDTPFQNGGVSSAMVQNRHNTVWTVENLLYYDKVFAQKHRLNVTAMYSAEQSEYNQSQMNANDLPADYLFYYNLGLANGEKTINAGDQSYNKRGLLSYMARAQYAYDNRYMLTVTFRSDGSSVLSPGHQWHNYPAISAGWNINNESFMSNFKAISQLKLRFGYGQTSNQSINPYSTLGGLSQVPYNFDSNNQYGYYVSTLPNKNLGWEYTQNYNLGLDFGFLDGRITGYFDYYYQKTKDVLVQVRLPQSSGVSNPMWQNVGSTENKGFEFSVSAQIIQPKNKGDFGWDMDFNIYANHNKLVSLNSGVTQDIGNGLFVGHPINVIYDYKKIGIVQENEAPYLGEYTAGQIKVADIGGGPNGEPDGKITPDGDREILGTFEPDFAGGLSTRLSYKNFDFSIVSFFKSGGLLVSTMHMPQSYMNINNARRNSIKVDYWTPEHPTGTYPQPGNQSTAEINNFGNTLGFFDASFWKVRTISLGYTFDTKFLSPSGCKAARIYITCQNPFTFFSPYMDAGGLDPETTGSGAQAASDGLKSGSGIMDRQLTIGVNTPPTRNFLLGLNLTF is encoded by the coding sequence ATGAAAAGCACAAATCATTATTCGAGGCCGCTAGGTCTATTTCTTTTGTTATGTCTTGTACCTTTATGGGCACTTGCACAAACTATTACCGTGAAAGGTGTGGTTAAAGATGCTTCAGGTGAACCTGTTATTGGTGCCAGTGTACTCGAAACAGGAACAACAAATGGTACTATTACTGATCTTGGAGGAGCATTCAATTTAAAAGTATCGTCTAAAGGTCAGTTAACTATTTCGTTTATAGGATACCAGACTCAGATAATCAGGGTCGCAGATAAAACGTCTTTTTCCATAACGCTGAAGGAAGATACTAAAGTTCTTGATGAAGTAGTGGTTGTTGGTTACGGAACAATGAAAAAATTGGATGTCAGTGGAGCCATTGTATCTACCAATTCACAGGTTATACGAGAAGTTCCTTCTACCAATGTAACAACTGCATTGCAAGGACGTTTACCGGGTATCGAAATGGCTCAAACGTCAACTCGCCCAGGAGCTACCATGCAAGTCCGTATTCGTGGCGAGCGCTCATTGAATGCAACCAATGATCCGTTGATTGTGCTTGATGGAATTCCGTTTGCAGGTTCCATAAACGATATTGCGCCGAGTGATATTAAAAGCATTGACATATTGAAAGATGCTTCTTCGACTGCTATCTACGGTTCGCGTGGTGCTAACGGAGTCATATTGATAACTACTTTCAGAGGGGTTGCCGGTGGTATGCCGACCGTATCTTATAATGGTTATTACGGTATTAAAACCGTAGCTAAGAAGTACGAAGTGTATAACGGAGAAGAGTTTCAGGCGCTACATCATGCAACTGTAAATGAAACCTATAAGGATAAATATACTGCTCTGGAACAAGCCTCTATTGATGCCGGAAAATCCACTGATTGGCAGGACCTAATGTATAATAACGCCATGGTAACTAATCATGATTTAAGTATATCGTCCGGTACACAAAAAGGTTCTTATTCTTTTGGTGGCGGTTTTTACGATGAAACCACAGTATTACCCGGACAAAAATATACTCGTTATTCACTCCGTACAGCGATAGATCAGGAGATCGGTAAATATGTTAAAGTCGGATTGAGTTCTCAAAACTCTTACGGAATAACAGATGGAGAAAGCGCCGGATTGATGAACAATATTCTGACTCTCTCTCCACTTATGCCCGCTTATAATGATGATGGGAGTATTCGCCAGATACCAACGGAAGGTCATGTTGATACTTACTATAATCCATTATTATTGAAAGATAAAGATTTGTGGCAGGAAAACAGAAAACGTTATGCTACTTTCAATTCACTGTATGGCGAAATTAAAATTACAAATAACTTGAAATACCGTTTAAACGTAGGATTAAGTTATTATCAGGAAAATTACGGTAGATATTATGGATCAGATACTCCGTTCCAAAATGGTGGTGTATCTTCTGCTATGGTTCAAAACCGTCATAATACGGTTTGGACAGTAGAAAATTTGCTCTATTACGATAAAGTTTTTGCTCAAAAACATCGTTTAAATGTTACTGCAATGTATTCAGCTGAACAATCTGAATATAATCAATCACAGATGAATGCGAATGATTTGCCCGCGGATTACCTGTTTTACTATAATCTTGGGCTTGCTAACGGCGAGAAAACAATTAATGCGGGTGATCAATCATACAATAAACGTGGTTTGTTATCATATATGGCAAGAGCGCAATATGCTTATGATAATCGTTATATGCTCACCGTTACGTTCCGTTCAGATGGTTCCTCGGTATTGTCTCCCGGACATCAATGGCATAATTATCCCGCTATTTCAGCCGGATGGAATATCAATAATGAATCTTTCATGAGTAATTTCAAAGCCATCAGTCAGTTGAAATTACGCTTCGGCTACGGACAAACGTCAAACCAATCCATCAATCCTTATTCGACATTGGGTGGTTTGTCTCAGGTTCCTTATAATTTTGATAGCAATAACCAATATGGCTATTATGTGTCTACCCTTCCTAATAAAAACCTGGGATGGGAATATACGCAGAATTATAATCTCGGTCTTGACTTTGGCTTTTTAGATGGTCGTATAACCGGTTATTTTGATTACTACTATCAAAAGACTAAAGACGTTTTAGTACAGGTACGTCTTCCTCAAAGTAGCGGTGTGTCTAATCCTATGTGGCAAAACGTTGGTTCAACAGAAAATAAAGGCTTTGAATTTTCTGTATCGGCTCAAATTATTCAACCAAAAAATAAAGGAGACTTTGGATGGGATATGGATTTCAATATTTATGCGAATCACAATAAATTGGTATCCCTCAATAGCGGTGTAACCCAAGATATTGGAAACGGATTATTTGTAGGGCATCCTATTAATGTAATCTATGATTATAAAAAGATAGGCATCGTACAGGAAAATGAGGCTCCTTATTTGGGTGAATATACTGCGGGTCAGATAAAAGTGGCTGATATTGGTGGTGGCCCTAACGGTGAACCCGATGGAAAAATAACTCCTGACGGAGACCGGGAAATACTTGGAACATTTGAACCCGATTTTGCGGGAGGATTGTCAACTCGTCTCTCTTATAAGAATTTTGACTTCTCAATTGTTAGCTTTTTCAAATCCGGAGGCTTGTTGGTTAGTACTATGCACATGCCGCAAAGTTATATGAACATCAACAATGCGCGCCGAAATTCAATCAAAGTAGATTACTGGACTCCTGAACATCCTACAGGAACTTATCCTCAGCCCGGAAATCAAAGTACGGCTGAAATTAACAACTTTGGTAATACATTAGGTTTTTTCGATGCTTCTTTTTGGAAGGTCAGAACCATATCATTGGGTTATACCTTTGATACAAAATTCCTTTCTCCTTCCGGCTGTAAGGCTGCCCGTATCTATATAACTTGC